A genome region from Bradyrhizobium commune includes the following:
- a CDS encoding alpha/beta hydrolase: protein MHRTLQAIDDGLEAQYALRKRHPEREDIYRDHQQRSAALRAAGNCRLDNRYAAGPRCVLDVFPAGDGAPVFFFIHGGYWRALDKSYVSFIAEHYRNAGMTVVMPSYDLVPAVRVHEIVEQVRLAFAWSLAHLRPARVVVSGHSAGGQLAAMLVLDQAVRGHGRIVGLVGVSGAFDLRPLLRTSINRDLTLSVDEAADVSPFLRLQNLPNDAKLVPLLGVVGGDETEGFKHWTSDLVSGWRKRGGTADYCEIPGSNHFSVLDRIAEADGEVLRAVTAMVA, encoded by the coding sequence ATGCACAGAACCCTGCAAGCGATCGACGACGGTCTCGAAGCGCAGTACGCGCTTCGCAAGCGCCATCCCGAGCGCGAGGACATCTATCGCGATCACCAGCAGCGCAGCGCTGCATTGCGTGCGGCGGGCAATTGCCGGCTCGACAATCGCTATGCCGCCGGACCGCGCTGCGTCCTCGACGTCTTTCCGGCGGGTGACGGCGCGCCGGTGTTCTTCTTCATCCATGGCGGCTATTGGCGCGCCCTAGACAAGTCCTACGTCTCCTTCATTGCGGAGCACTATCGAAACGCTGGCATGACCGTGGTGATGCCGAGCTACGATCTGGTGCCGGCGGTGCGCGTTCATGAAATCGTCGAGCAGGTCCGCCTCGCTTTCGCCTGGTCGCTTGCCCATCTGAGGCCCGCGCGCGTCGTCGTCTCCGGTCACTCCGCCGGCGGCCAACTGGCGGCAATGCTCGTGCTGGATCAGGCCGTGCGGGGGCATGGGCGCATCGTCGGACTTGTCGGCGTCAGTGGTGCCTTCGATCTGCGTCCGCTGCTCAGGACCTCGATCAACCGCGATCTCACGCTGTCGGTCGATGAGGCAGCAGATGTGAGCCCGTTCCTGCGCCTTCAGAATTTGCCAAACGATGCGAAGCTGGTGCCGCTACTCGGCGTCGTCGGCGGCGACGAGACTGAGGGCTTCAAGCACTGGACCTCGGACCTCGTCTCCGGCTGGCGCAAGCGCGGCGGGACCGCCGATTATTGCGAGATCCCCGGCAGCAATCACTTCTCGGTGCTTGACCGTATCGCAGAAGCCGACGGGGAGGTCCTGCGCGCCGTCACGGCGATGGTGGCCTGA